A part of Winslowiella toletana genomic DNA contains:
- the lptM gene encoding LPS translocon maturation chaperone LptM, which translates to MNKTICQLAMALALASLVGCGLKGPLYFPPKDQPQQEQQPAQQTTQDSTTTQQDGSVQDQTPDQPGM; encoded by the coding sequence ATGAACAAAACGATATGCCAGCTGGCGATGGCGCTGGCGTTAGCGAGCCTGGTTGGTTGCGGTTTAAAAGGCCCGCTCTACTTTCCGCCGAAGGATCAGCCGCAGCAGGAACAGCAACCTGCGCAGCAGACGACGCAGGATTCCACCACAACCCAGCAGGATGGCAGCGTGCAGGATCAGACGCCTGACCAGCCGGGTATGTAA
- the hemC gene encoding hydroxymethylbilane synthase produces the protein MLDKILRIATRQSPLALWQAQYVQQRLMACHPGLVVELVPMVTRGDVILDTPLAKVGGKGLFVKELELAMQEGRADIAVHSMKDVPVEFPQGLGLVTICERDNPLDAFVSNHYDSVDALPQGAIVGTSSLRRQCQLSARRPDLVIRSLRGNVGTRLSKLDAGDYDAIILAVAGLNRLGLQQRIRYAMPAEESLPAVGQGAVGIECRLDDQHTITLLSALNHEDTSVRVRAERAMNTRLEGGCQVPIGSYALLEGDELWLRGLVGSPDGKQMICGERRGPRADAEQMGISLAEELLDKGAREILAEVYQGNPPV, from the coding sequence ATGTTAGACAAAATTTTAAGAATTGCCACCAGGCAAAGTCCGCTCGCGTTATGGCAGGCACAATATGTACAACAGCGTCTGATGGCTTGCCATCCGGGGCTTGTGGTTGAACTGGTGCCGATGGTGACGCGCGGTGATGTGATCCTCGACACGCCATTAGCGAAAGTCGGCGGCAAGGGTTTATTCGTTAAAGAACTCGAACTGGCGATGCAGGAAGGCCGGGCGGATATCGCGGTGCATTCAATGAAAGATGTGCCGGTAGAGTTCCCGCAAGGGCTGGGGCTGGTGACAATTTGCGAGCGTGATAATCCGCTCGATGCTTTTGTTTCTAACCACTATGATTCGGTAGATGCGCTGCCGCAGGGCGCGATTGTCGGCACCTCCAGCCTGCGTCGCCAGTGTCAGCTTAGCGCACGTCGGCCTGATCTGGTGATCCGCTCGCTGCGCGGCAATGTCGGCACACGCCTCAGTAAACTGGACGCCGGTGACTATGACGCGATTATCCTTGCGGTGGCCGGCCTGAACCGTCTTGGTTTACAACAGCGTATTCGCTATGCAATGCCAGCGGAAGAGTCACTGCCCGCGGTGGGCCAGGGCGCGGTGGGGATTGAGTGTCGTCTCGACGATCAACACACCATAACCCTGTTGTCGGCCCTGAACCATGAAGACACATCGGTGCGCGTCAGAGCCGAGCGCGCGATGAATACCCGTCTGGAAGGTGGCTGCCAGGTGCCGATCGGCAGCTATGCGCTACTGGAAGGCGATGAGCTGTGGCTGCGCGGCCTGGTCGGTTCGCCGGATGGCAAACAGATGATCTGCGGTGAACGCCGCGGCCCGCGCGCCGATGCCGAACAGATGGGCATCTCCCTCGCTGAAGAGCTGCTGGATAAAGGGGCGCGTGAGATTCTGGCTGAAGTTTATCAGGGAAATCCACCGGTATGA
- a CDS encoding class I adenylate cyclase, which yields MYLYIETLKQRLDAINQLRVDRALAAMGPAFQQVYSLLPTLLHYHHPLMPGYLEGNVPHGISFFTPDENQISYLNDLEGKSGKRAALPAQGERPITGVYSMGSTSSVGQNFTSDLDIWVCHQSWLDNEERLSLQKKCTQLQKWCAAMGVEVSFFLIDENRFRHNESGSLGGEDCGSTQHILLLDEFYRTAVRMAGKRILWNMVPGEEEEHYDDYVMSLYSQGVLTPNEWLDLGGLGTLSAEEYFGASLWQLYKSIDSPYKAVLKTLLLEAYSWEYPDPKLLAMDIKQRLHDGEIVSFGLDPYCMMLERVTHYLTSIDDHARLDLVRRCFYLKVCEKLSQEGGKAGWRREILGQLVKEWGWDNERLQMLDSRSDWKIGRVREAHNELLDAMMQSYRNLIRFARRNNLSVSASPQDIGVLTRKLYAAFEALPGKVTLVNPQISPDLSEPHLTFIHVPNGRANRAGWYLYNQSPDMGSIISHQPLEYNRYLNKLVAWAWFNGLLTSKTRLHIKGNEICDLARLQELVADVSHHFPLRLPSPTPKALYSPCEIRHLAIIVNLEYDPTAAFRNQVVHFDFRKLDVFSFGEQQQCLVGSIDLLYRNSWNEVRTLHFNGEQSMIEALKTILGKMHQDASPPDAVEVFCYSQHLRGLIRTRVQQLVSECVELRLSSTSQEPGRFKALRVAGQTWGLFFERLGVSVQKLENAVEFYGAISNNKLHGLSIKVESETRLPSVVNNYASEGIIQFFFEDTSDDHGFNIYILDETNRIEIYHHCEGSKEDLVRDVSRFYSSSHDRFTYGSSFVNFNLPQFYQLVQADERLQVIPFRSQTLTQLCATVSDNDHTDYQQRIQMH from the coding sequence TTGTACCTCTACATTGAGACATTGAAACAGAGACTGGATGCCATCAATCAGCTGCGCGTCGATCGCGCACTGGCTGCGATGGGACCTGCTTTCCAGCAGGTATACAGTCTGCTGCCAACCTTATTACATTATCATCATCCGCTGATGCCGGGTTACCTCGAAGGTAACGTTCCACATGGCATCAGCTTCTTCACGCCTGATGAAAACCAGATAAGCTATCTCAATGATTTAGAAGGTAAATCCGGCAAGCGTGCGGCGCTGCCCGCGCAAGGCGAGCGGCCAATTACCGGTGTTTACTCAATGGGCAGCACCTCATCGGTAGGGCAGAACTTCACTTCTGACCTCGATATCTGGGTCTGCCACCAGTCCTGGCTTGATAATGAAGAACGTCTTAGCCTGCAGAAAAAGTGCACCCAGCTGCAAAAATGGTGCGCGGCGATGGGCGTTGAGGTCAGCTTCTTCCTGATTGATGAGAACCGCTTCCGCCACAATGAAAGCGGTAGCCTCGGTGGTGAAGACTGCGGCTCAACCCAACATATCTTGTTGCTGGATGAATTCTACCGTACCGCCGTGCGAATGGCCGGTAAGCGCATTCTGTGGAATATGGTGCCGGGTGAAGAAGAAGAGCATTACGACGACTATGTAATGTCTCTCTACTCGCAGGGTGTGCTGACGCCTAATGAGTGGCTGGATCTCGGCGGCCTGGGCACGCTGTCGGCGGAAGAGTACTTTGGCGCCAGTCTGTGGCAGCTATATAAAAGCATCGACTCACCCTATAAAGCGGTGCTGAAAACCCTGCTGCTGGAAGCCTACTCCTGGGAATATCCGGATCCCAAACTGCTGGCGATGGATATTAAGCAGCGCCTGCATGATGGCGAAATCGTCTCCTTTGGCCTCGATCCTTACTGCATGATGCTGGAACGCGTCACGCACTATCTGACCAGCATTGATGACCATGCGCGTCTCGACCTGGTGCGCCGCTGTTTCTATCTTAAAGTATGCGAAAAACTGTCGCAAGAGGGCGGTAAAGCGGGCTGGCGTCGTGAAATTCTTGGTCAGCTGGTGAAAGAGTGGGGCTGGGATAATGAGCGTCTGCAGATGCTTGATAGCCGCTCCGACTGGAAAATCGGCCGGGTACGCGAAGCGCACAATGAATTGCTGGATGCGATGATGCAGAGTTATCGCAATCTGATCCGCTTTGCCCGTCGTAACAACTTAAGTGTCAGCGCCAGCCCGCAAGATATTGGCGTGCTGACCCGTAAGCTGTATGCCGCTTTTGAAGCGTTGCCGGGCAAAGTGACGCTGGTTAATCCGCAGATTTCGCCGGACCTCTCCGAACCGCATCTGACCTTTATTCATGTGCCCAATGGTCGCGCTAACCGCGCAGGCTGGTATCTGTATAATCAGTCGCCGGATATGGGGTCGATTATCAGCCATCAGCCGCTGGAATATAACCGCTATCTGAATAAGCTGGTGGCCTGGGCGTGGTTTAATGGTCTGCTGACCAGCAAAACGCGGCTGCATATTAAAGGCAATGAAATCTGCGACCTCGCGCGATTGCAGGAGCTGGTGGCCGATGTGTCGCATCACTTCCCGCTGCGCCTGCCTTCACCAACGCCAAAAGCGCTGTACAGCCCGTGCGAAATTCGCCATCTGGCGATTATCGTCAATCTCGAATATGACCCGACGGCGGCGTTCCGTAATCAGGTGGTGCATTTTGATTTCCGTAAGCTGGATGTGTTCAGCTTTGGCGAGCAGCAGCAGTGCTTAGTGGGCAGTATCGATCTGCTGTATCGCAACTCGTGGAATGAGGTGCGTACGCTGCACTTTAATGGCGAGCAGTCGATGATTGAAGCGCTGAAGACCATCCTCGGCAAAATGCATCAGGACGCCTCGCCGCCGGATGCGGTGGAAGTGTTCTGCTACAGCCAGCACCTGCGCGGTTTGATTCGTACCCGGGTGCAGCAGCTGGTTTCCGAATGCGTTGAGTTACGCCTCTCCAGCACCAGCCAGGAGCCGGGACGTTTTAAAGCGCTGCGCGTGGCTGGCCAGACCTGGGGACTGTTTTTCGAACGTCTCGGTGTTTCGGTGCAGAAACTGGAAAATGCGGTAGAGTTTTACGGCGCGATTTCCAATAACAAACTGCATGGCTTATCGATCAAAGTCGAAAGCGAGACGCGCTTACCCAGCGTGGTGAACAACTATGCCAGCGAAGGGATCATCCAGTTCTTCTTTGAAGACACCAGTGATGACCATGGCTTTAATATCTATATTCTCGATGAAACCAACCGCATTGAGATTTATCATCACTGTGAAGGCAGCAAAGAAGATCTGGTGCGTGATGTCAGCCGCTTCTACTCGTCGTCACATGACCGCTTCACCTATGGTTCCAGCTTCGTTAATTTCAATCTGCCGCAGTTCTATCAGCTTGTGCAGGCGGATGAACGCTTGCAGGTGATTCCATTTCGTAGCCAGACGCTGACTCAGCTCTGCGCAACCGTCTCTGACAATGACCATACGGATTACCAGCAACGTATTCAGATGCATTGA